The genomic DNA AGCTCAATCAAGCATTTGGGGGTATTAAAAGCTTATTTGCTTTGGCTAAAAACGACAAGCTATAATActcctcacaaatacaaaaagcttcttacaagaacttgattccgatcgttcagtttgtatgtcagctatatgctatagtggtccgttatcgGCGGTTCAGCCAAATGGTTGAGGTTTAGGTGTGAGGATTGACATATCGATGGAAAAAATGCTTATAGGAAAATTCTCCGAGTACACCAAGTCATTGATTtccaaaaatacaataatattatattattattcctTATATGTATTCAACAGATTACAAAAGTGAACCATTATTTGTTATAAGACGATATTTTTAACAGAAGTTTCACTTCGGCGCTAACAGATGTGCTTCCATTTAATGCTTACCATGAGAGATGTAGCGCCCTAACTGAAATATTAGTCCGCAAGCACAggccacatacatatgtaggtttgTATGTGTGGGTATTCTATGATTTGAAAGCATAAACAGAACGATGTGTTATTATCAGTTGAACTTACAGAGACGCGCGAATGCTGATAATTCTGAAATTACAataacatatttacacacaaacGTACcacataaataataacaacgcaaaatatatactatgtatattaaAGATGCGAAATGCGCGAAAACAAACTTGCGCAGAGCTGTGGCCTGATCAGTAGTATACATCATTATTTCCTTTGGAATACTTAAAGCGGGCGGTACAGACAAATCAACACCGGCGATTCGAAGCTTCTAGTTCTCCATAGACCTGCAAGCATTTCATTATAAGGACTTCGGCTATGTTTCAATCGGCACCAGCACACCTGTCCGTCCGGCAACCAATTCAACATGGAACCAATGTGAGTTTATATACGCTGCTGATCTGTTGCTTACTCAGCTTAAACGCTGCCGCAACATTCACCATCACCGGCAAATATTGCCAACGAAATGTTAGTGTCAAATATCAGGAGCCAGTGCTGCATACGAATGACCGCCAACATATACAACGTAGCGCAGATCTCAGTGGTGTTTTGGAAACAGCAGAGAATAGCACGCTTCTAGCCCACGTCGCTATAGCCAACGCCACCGCAAACTATCTCATATACGAATCGCGCGTACGCTGGGAAACCACCAACGTTTGCTGTCCTGGCTACAGTCCCTTGCTCTTCAGCTTTTGTGAACCCATCTGTGATACAACCTGCCCGCGTTTCAGCTATTGTGCCACGCCCAATCAGTGCCAGTGTTTGCCAGGCTACGAGCAGCATCATCCGAATAATAAGAAGCTGCACCTGCTAGACTGTCGGCCAGTCTGTGCCAATGGCTGTCCACCGCATAGTCACTGTGTGGCTCGAAATCGCTGCCAGTGTCGTGAAGGCTTTCGAAATACCAGCAAATGGTGGTTCCTGCCACTGAAGTGCGAACGCATACGGTGTGCAGCGCCCGATCAGCGTTACGATGTCGCACAGCGCTTGTGCGTGAAGATAGAGATGAGCATGGAACAACTAATGCGAAAGGTCGCTGAACGCTTAGCAAAAGGTTTGAATAATATTGCGGCGGAAGATAGCGGAGAGCAGAGCAATGACGAAGAGGCAACAAGTGAGGAGGTGGATAGTGAAATTGTGACAGAGAACAATTCGTAGTCTATGTGTGTAGATCTAGTAGTTTTAAGAAATGATTCCCGCTGAGAAGGATGTTAACAGTTTTGAACATATATGTAAacgaaatttttaagaaaggtgaataaatatagactttgtacgaaaatatattaacaaactTATTGGGTCTTAGATTGCGTTCACACACGGATTATTTACTCAGTGAGGGGACGACAAGGACCGCTAGTGCTCGGCTGGCACGCTTTGTATTGAATTATTATGAAAGGGAATGCGAAAAATTGTCCGACCCGTGTTGTCGGCCTTGTGTCGCTCATGTGAATGCAATGATTGACACCACGAGaaaatttgccgataatgagccACAAAAGAGTTCGTGTGTGAACGCAGTCTTACCCGCTTGGGATTTTTTAGCATATTTTCAGTCCTGAGGGTTTATTAATTAATCGCCACTCTCAATTCAAACTTCGAGCTGGTCCACAACTTAGCAcattgtttaaaacaaaaataatatataatttcaatatttagcaAGTAGGCTTAAGAGATTCACCTTATGATTAAAATTGCTAATAAAATTATTCGGTTTTAAAATCCGTAAATTATCATCACGCAAGGCTGTAACAGAGAGTCTCGTTGGAAAACTATTGAGTGGACTAATTGTTGGACAAGCGGCTAATTCTAAGTTTCTTTCTCTTTTTCATTCGAATATATTGTTTTCACTATAAAGAGTTCAAAGATACTATAAATGGGATTATAGTCTCAACTTTGTGAGATTTTCTATAAATTCCttataattttgtattgaaataattttttattaaacaaggtGTTTATAATAATagtgaaattgaaattaattaaatttcgaagGAACGAAGCTTTCAGAAAACACTTATAAAAGCGTAATAATCCATGGAAAAACCATCAGGTCCAACAACAAACAAGTAATTGTTTTTCTATACaatgaattatttaaatacgtagcacatactaaataaaaaaaaaaataaacataagttGCGGTTTTGCCAAGTAAATGCAGAATAATGGAGCACTTTGTATGATTAGgctaatatttatttcctaTGTGCGCAACACAAACAGGGTGCGTGTGGTATGAGTTTGATTctagatttttttgtaaataaccgCTTTACTGGTTATTTGAAAGTTTGGGTTCCTAGCTGGAATACCTTTAGAGATGTCATGCTCATTTAGAGTGAGTCTTTTCACGCCACTGTTGTGTGTGCGGCACTTGTTAACCACCGCAGCGGCTCGTATAATCACTTACTCTCATCCAGCTcgaaatatacataagttatgAACCTCAACACAGCCTGTTCTCcattttctatttcttttaaAACATTTCACATCACTGTATATTAACGTCTTCTGTGGCTAACTGCAAAATTTAGTGTTTTAgtggtttattatgtatttatttgttatgaaaGATTTGTTTCTTTCTCGCTTGCTATAACACAaccacaaatatttttcggtttatATGCTTGAATTTATTCGTGAGATTATCAGTGCATATTGTGAATTCGAGCAaaactattgtaataaaaattgtgtggaAAAGAGTTTCAATAAAGTGACAAGAAATTATTGTAACTCTGTagttttatacaaattaattttaattttaatttatgagatgcatttcaaaaatttaataacgctCACTGCCAGCTTTTTTTTGTGCGGATCTGTTTCGGGCGATTTGTGTTCAAAAAGTATGGAATTGCGGAAAATTCGTAAAAATCAGACAATAAACTGGTCGGAACGCCAAAATGATTATAACAAATATGATACAGATGTTCTTGCAGAggttagtttttaaaatttatttaaatcaagGTAAATTAAAATGCTATTATCAACTATAATCACAAAAAagccaaaataaaattagaagaaGCGCAAAAATTGAATATCCTGCGGTTTGACTTTCGCCGCACCAAGTACAAGCCTTACATACTAACTTGTAAGCTAAATTAATTTCGAcatgaaaaacgttaacttcggttgcaccatacaagaactttaatcTGAACAACTGAccgttgtatggcagctttaatTGTCCAATCTTAATAGTTTTTAAGTATCCAAACCACATTTGGCGAGGTCaaataaagagttttttatataaagacttttttggttttgatcgtacagtttgaatggcagcgaCAAGAATTTTAGATCAAGATTTCAAAATTTGAGAGACGAGTTCGCGCAAATACAGACAAGGTATCCGACACTTCCTTCTGAGTAATATATCCTGTtctaagtataaaaattgcttacCAACTCGAAGCTTTCAATCATTTCTACAATTTCAAAAGTagtaaaagttaaagtttttgctCCCTATCCCTTGGCTGGGTAGACTATTTGGTGACCACAATATATTTTATCGCTAAGTTCTCTTATTTGGTTTTAATTGTATTAAGTATGTACTACTTTGCttagtaatatataaataaatatttaaattatgtgGGATTGCATTAATTATAATAGGTACTTTAATTTGcgacaatatttaataataattatccgTTCCTTTCCACATATACAGCTATGTGAAGATGGCTATACGGCAAGGATTTGCACTGAATACGAAATTGTTTGTGAACCCGTGTGTCTTGCAGGCTGTGAAAATGGCACTTGCACAGCGCCAGGTACATGCGATTGTGCGGTAGGCTTCGAGTTGCGCAGCAATCTAGAAAAGGCTGAATGTGTACCGGTAATACTAAACAACGGTGTGAGGCTTACAAAAGGCTTAGCATTAACCAAAGAGGAAACTGAAGATAATAAGGATTTGAGCATCTGTAAAGAAACGTGCTACTGTTGGAAAGAGGATCCCGCTGAAATGTGCACCAGGCTTTGTGAGACAGAAAATAATCGTTGTCTGGAACCGAAATTCTCGTTTTGCAATGAATCAGATGGCTCTATAATTTATAAGAAAGATGCAAATCCGAAAATCTACTTTTGTTCTGTTCCAAAAACCTATACAACTAACTATAAAGCCGATTATGCCACCCGAACCCGTTGGATCATTATAGGCGGGTGCATTTTTATTGGAATAATGTTAATCGCCATCTTCTATCTGTGTGTGCGTATATATCAAACTCGACATGAGACAGGTGGGTCAATTAGTCGGCGGAGTAGCTGTGGAAAtcttttgtgaattttattgtagaaaaaaaaactcaactgcattttttttttgtatatttcaggTGCACATGACATTCCCATTAGCTTGCTTATGAAGTTTTGAGATTGCAATTTAGCGGCAAGACTTCAAaaagataaatatgtatgtatttatatgcttTAGGAAaactctacatatatatgttgttgtttaaaTTATAGTATTTAAAACATGGTGCagtattttatgaatttaaaatataaataaaaaccacTGCAAAGGAACTACAACTCAATGAGATTAAATTAAAGCgaattttttgacaattttgacGATTGAATACGAGTTAGAAATACAGggtaaattaaactaaaacagATACAGTGTGATCGGTGTTCGGAAATAGGCCAATTTATTTTCCAACACATGTGAAGAATTTCGAGTTGTAATAAAGTTGTAATTTAAcgaaaaaatgcatatttttcttttatgttagattagttatttaaaaaataattataattacattgaGCTTCTATCACAAATCTACTAAATCATCAAAAGTCTCCTGGAAATATGCaacgttttcatttaacattgtACTCACAATAATACATGATAATACAAGGTGTAGAAACATGTGTTCGAAccctaaaaaatattgaaaaactaaaaacttaaaCTGATTTTTTCAccctataaatttttatatttagcgCAATACCTTCTACTCTTGTAAAAATTGATTTGGAGTTCACAACCGAAGTTAAGAATAATTTTGAGCCTAGCATTGAcactatttttgatattttatagaGTAGCATGCCAGGTTACCAGCTTTTGCGAGGCTtagaataaacattttaattttattacagatattttaaagtttttataattactaTCACAAGATAACTATGTTTATCACACCTATACCCACATAACAATAGGAAGTATGTAGCATATTACTACAACTAATTGGGCACACACTGTGTCGAGCGTTCATGATATGTAAAGCCGGGATTGCAGATGCAACGATTATTGCTATAGCAAATGCCATTATCACATTTCCTGCAAAGAAGAGTTGGAATTAATTTGGAGATTGTAGTGTATGTATTGGTGGAAACACTTTTTCAGTACTCACTGATAACAATCGCGCTGACACACACCATCCTTGAGTTCATAGCCAGGTCTGCAGTAACATAGATTCGGCTCACGGCATTCGCCACCTTCACCGCAATCCGGATCGCATGCTGCCACACAACCATCATTTGTAAGCTGGTAACCCTTCGCACAGCCACACACTTCCGGTTCGGTGCAATTGTGTCGCGGATTCATACCACAGCCATTGCTGCAAATGGGCCGACAAAATTTACGCGTCTCATCCAACTTAAAGCCGGCATCGCATTGACAGGTGCCATCAAGAAAGCAGCGTCCGTTCAGACAACCCAACGGACAGGCGAATACACAATCGCCATTATCGTTGGCGACGAAATTATCGAAACATTCGCATACATTGGGCGCTATGCAGCGGCCATTGCGACAATTCTCGCAGAGCGGTTGGCAAAGCGTGTTGCCGCGCCAACGAAATGGCGCGTAGCCAGCGCAGCAAACCAGAATTTTTTGCTGTTGATTGCGTTGATCCAATTGAATGCGTTGCGCATACGGATATTTGTTGATCATCTCCACTCTGGAATGGCATGGCGTAGAACAGCGATATTAGTATTGGTTGAAAATGTTATAGAAACGAAAGTTCGTTCTGTTTCGGTGAAATTTTGCAGAGAGGTATATAGGTAGGTGTAAAATTGTATCGGTGTTTGGTAAGTAAGTAAGGTGAGTAAGGGGAGTTAAGAGATATATTGTTATGAAATCTCTACCGATTTCAGTTTCAGACTACCTGGCTAACATAGCTTTTTTCACGCCGAAATTGTTACCATTAAGGTAGCGGTAGATTTACGGCTCCCGAGTGCAGCCTCTTACAGCGAAGTGACTATCTATTCAAATAGCAGGACGGCTATACTCAAGTCACTTTGTGATAAGGGCTGACGGACTGGAAaggaattgtattttattttatggctTCACTATTCGCTACCCATTTTAAGGATCAGTTCTATTTTATGTGTTTTCCAACTTAAGGATCAGCTATCGAACcttaacttaacctaaccttgGTCGTCCAGCTGTAAACATAAATAATCATAAGTCCAGTTAAGTTTAAgataacttttattattattagctgGGACTCGACTCAGAACGACCTGAAAAACTACTTTGAATGTTTTGAATGGAGCTCTGGATGTTTCAGAAGGCtttgaattttatgaaaagaaGATAGGTATTAAATTGTGCAAACTTTTACCACTTTAGGCTTCAGTAACTATGCCTCTACCAACAAAGTATGATTTGGGGCgttaactatatttttattaacttatactTCAAAAATAGAATATAGAATATTGACAAACCCTTCTCTTTAAATACCGAAAACATCCAGTTATGTTAGCAGTTATTAGCCTGACATTGACCTTTGTGCGTAGTATCTCATAAAACCCACTATAATAGTGCCTGAGATCTTCGTATTCAGCAAATCAACTCATGACGCTCAAGTGATTACTGTAGTAAAAGTGATTTCCAATAAAGAATTGACAGACCCATAGTACTTACGGCACCCAAATATGACACTTGTTTCCCTCCGATGTCATTTCGATGGGTGGCACTTGACTTCTCGCCTGTTTCTCTAGACGCTGTTGTTGCTTCCGCAGTTGACGACGCGACAGTTGCTCTGCACCCGATGTTGCCAACTGCCGATTACCAAACTGATAATTTACATCATTCTCATTGAATTGCCTGCGTGCAGTATCTCTACCGCGATAGGAAGAGCGCTGATACGGGGACACATCATTTGTTGCATCGTCCGCATCTTGAGAATCAACAGTATCACCACCGTAAGGTTGACGTTGTTGTCGATGATGATGCTGCTGGCTTTCAGCATTGCTGacaattacaataaaatgtAGACACAACAACACGAAGCAGCACAAACTGAATTGTTTACTAGTGAAAACTGTTGTCATGATGGCgtcaaatatatgaaatatatatgtaactgaTTTGGCACGTTTAAtcactttcttattttttctaGATTATCTGAATTACATCAGAAATCTGGCTTGCATGGAATTTGCAATTTTAGATTTCACTAGCAAACTTTTGCAATAGCTctgcacatatattttatactttaatgttatcgttttttgatttttaagtttttcttatttttgaaataagccTTGATTTCTTTGCTTCTTTGGTTGCTTGAGCACTTTAAACTTCACCGAAAATTTTTGATTCCGCAACCAAAATTATTTGCTGTATTCACGCTCAGTGcgaataatccatactaaaagtTAGTTGAGCAAATTTTCTGCGAATCGGCGGGCTGGTCAACTACAAACACACTGAAATAGT from Bactrocera oleae isolate idBacOlea1 chromosome 3, idBacOlea1, whole genome shotgun sequence includes the following:
- the NimB5 gene encoding von Willebrand factor D and EGF domain-containing protein, yielding MTTVFTSKQFSLCCFVLLCLHFIVIVSNAESQQHHHRQQRQPYGGDTVDSQDADDATNDVSPYQRSSYRGRDTARRQFNENDVNYQFGNRQLATSGAEQLSRRQLRKQQQRLEKQARSQVPPIEMTSEGNKCHIWVPVEMINKYPYAQRIQLDQRNQQQKILVCCAGYAPFRWRGNTLCQPLCENCRNGRCIAPNVCECFDNFVANDNGDCVFACPLGCLNGRCFLDGTCQCDAGFKLDETRKFCRPICSNGCGMNPRHNCTEPEVCGCAKGYQLTNDGCVAACDPDCGEGGECREPNLCYCRPGYELKDGVCQRDCYQKCDNGICYSNNRCICNPGFTYHERSTQCVPN
- the NimC3 gene encoding uncharacterized protein NimC3, whose amino-acid sequence is MFQSAPAHLSVRQPIQHGTNVSLYTLLICCLLSLNAAATFTITGKYCQRNVSVKYQEPVLHTNDRQHIQRSADLSGVLETAENSTLLAHVAIANATANYLIYESRVRWETTNVCCPGYSPLLFSFCEPICDTTCPRFSYCATPNQCQCLPGYEQHHPNNKKLHLLDCRPVCANGCPPHSHCVARNRCQCREGFRNTSKWWFLPLKCERIRCAAPDQRYDVAQRLCVKIEMSMEQLMRKVAERLAKGLNNIAAEDSGEQSNDEEATSEEVDSEIVTENNS